The Stigmatella aurantiaca DW4/3-1 genome contains the following window.
CAGCAGTGAGGCGATGTACGCATGGCGCCGCGTCTGGGGCAGCACGCCCAGCCGTGCGTCCGCGAGGATGACCGCCGCATCCGCCGTGGAGGCCCCGGTGGCCATGTTGCGTGTGTACTGGATGTGGCCCGGGGTGTCCGCGACGATGACCTTGCGGCGAGGCGTGGAGAAGTAGCGGTACGCCACGTCGATGGTGATGCCCTGCTCACGCTCGGCCCGCAGGCCGTCGGTGAAGAGCGAGAAGTCGATGTCCTCCCCGGGAATCGGTCCCGCGGCGGCGTTCTGGAGCCCCTGGGTCAGGGTGCCCACGGCGCCGTTCGTTGCCTCCGCGGCCGCCGCGCGCTTGGCGGTGGCCCGCCGGACGGCGGAGATCTGATCCTCGAAGAGGCCGTCGCACTCATAAAGGAGCCGGCCGATGAGCGTGGACTTGCCGTCGTCGACGGAGCCCACGACCACCAGGCGCAGCAGCTCCTTGTCCGCGTGCGCCGCCAGGAACACCGACACGTCGGTGATGGGCTGGAGTGAGGTGTTCATTAGAAGTAGCCCTCCCGCTTCTTGAGCTCCATCGAGCCTTCTTCGTCGTGATCGATGAGCCGGCCCTGCCGCTCGGACTGGCGGGCGTTGACCATTTCCAGGATGACTTCGCCGACCGTGGTGGCGGCGGACTCGATGGCGCCGCTGAGCGGATAGCAGCCCAGCGTCCGGAAGCGCACCCGCTTCATCGAAGGCTTCTCCCCGGGGCGCAGCCGCATCCGCTCATCGTCGATCATGATGAGGTTGCCACTGCGCTCCACCACGGGGCGCTCGGCGGCGAAGTAGAGCGGCACGACGGGGATCTTCTCCTGGAGGATGTAGTGCCAGACGTCGAGCTCGGTCCAGTTGGAGAGCGGGAAGACGCGCATGCTCTCCCCGGCGTCGATGCGGCCGTTGTAGAGGTTCCACAGTTCGGGCCGCTGACGACGCGGATCCCACTGTCCGTGGCGGTCCCGGAAGGAGAAGACGCGCTCCTTGGCGCGTGACTTCTCTTCGTCCCGGCGAGCCCCTCCGAACGCCGCGTCGAAGCCGTGCTGGGCCAGGGCTTCCAGCAGCGCCTGCGTCTTCATCGCGTGGGTGTACTTCTGGCTGCCATGGTCAAACGGGTTGATGCCCTCGGCGAGCGCCTTGCGGTTCTGGTGCACGAGCAACCGGAAGCCATGCTGGGCGGTGAACTGATCCCGGAAGGTGTACATGTCCCGGAACTTCCACGTCGTGTCCACGTGGAGCAGCGGGAAGGGCAGGGGTGCCGGGTGGAAGGCCTTGCGCGCCAGGTGCAGCAGCACCTGAGAGTCCTTGCCAATGCTGTAGAGCATCACCGGATTGGCGAACTCCGCCACCGTCTCGCGCAGGATGTGGATGCTCTCCGCCTCCAGGACGGTGAGGTGGGACAGATGCGCGGATGTGGACTCACTCATGGCCGCCCTCCGCGACCTGCAAAAGGGGAAAGTCCGCGGCCGTGGGTCTCATGGCCAGCGAGCGCAGTTGCGAGCGCAGGGAGACGACGGCGCCCACGACGAGCAGCGCGGGGGAGCCCACGTCTGCCTCGCGCGCTTGCCCGGCGATGCTGGACAGGGGGGCTTCGACCACGCGTTGGTGCTCCCAGGTGCCTGCCTCCACCACGGCGGCGGGGGTGGTGGGAGCGCGTCCCGCCGACATCAGGGCATGGGCCGTCTCTTCCAGGCGGCCCCCCGCCATGAACAGCACCAGGGTCTCCGCCCGGGCGAGGTGCTGCCAGTCAGGGGCTCCCGCTCCCTCCGTGCGGTGCGCGGTGGCGAACGTCACCGAGCCGGACAGGCCCCGATGGGTGATGGGGATGGCCGCCGCCGCGGGAACGGCCGCCAGGCTGGAGACGCCCGGGACGACCTCGTAGGGGATGCCCGCCGCTTCGAGCGCGAGCGCTTCCTCACCCCCGCGGCCGAAGACGAACGGATCTCCCCCCTTGAGCCGCACCACGGTGCGTCCCAGCCGGGCCTGGGCGATGAGCAGGGTGTGAATGTCCTCCTGCCGCACCGACTCGCCGCCACCCTCCTTGCCCACATAGAGGATGCGGGCGTGGGGGCGGGCGTGCTCCAGCACCGCCGGGTGGATGAGACGGTCGTGCACCACGGTGTCGGCTTCCGCGAGCAGGCGTGCCGCGCGAAGCGTCAACAAGCCCGGGTCTCCCGGCCCCGCGCCGACGAGGTAGACACATCCCTTGGTACGCCGGCTCATGTCTTCTCTCCCAAAGCCTTCAGCTCCTCACGAATGCAGGTCCATGCGTGCCGGCGTTGGCCACGTGCCAGCCGGCCGCAGATGTCATCGTCCACCAGCCGCTTCAGCAGGCGGCTGCGGCCCGCCCCCCGGGGCAGGTGCTCCCGGAAGTGGCCACTGAGGCGCGCCACCCACACGTGGTGGCGCCCAATGTGCTCCATCAGTTGCCGCCGCAGACCGCGCGCCAGCGCCGGGGCCATGCCCTGGGTGGAGACCGCCACGGTGATGGGCCCCCGCCGCCCCACCGAGGGCAGCGTGAAGTCGCACAGGTCCGGCTCATCCGCGGCGTTCAGCAGGATGCCGAGCGCCCGCGTCTCCTCGGCGACCGCCTGGCTCACTTGGCGGTCATCCGTGGCCACGAAGACGAGGGCATGGCCGGCGGCATCTCCGGGGCGGTAGGCGCGCTCCAGCAACTCCAGGCGTTGCTCCGAGGCGAGCCGCCGGAGGGTGTCCGTCGCCTCGGGGGCGACCATGCGCAGCCGGGCTCCCGCCTCGAGAAGCTGGAGGGCTCGGCTCTCGGCGATGAGGCCCGCGCCGATGAGCAGGACACGCTTGCCTCGCAACTGGAGGCAGACGGGATAGTCGATGGACGCGGAGACCATGACGTGTCGTCCAGAGGCTCAGCGGCGCACGTGCAAGCCGCACTCGCGGTTGGCCGCGGACTCCCACCACCAGCGGCCAGCGCGCTCGTCCTCGTAGGGCTTCACGGCGCGCGTGCAGGGGGCGCAGCCAATGGAGGGGTAGCCGCGATCGTGGAGGACGTTGTACGGCACGCCGTTCTCCTGGATGTAGCTCCACACCTGCCGGGCGCTCCACGAGACCAGGGGGTTGAGCTTGAAGAGGCCGCCGTGATCCATGTCCCGCTCGAGGGCCTCTACCTCCGTCCGGGTCACGGACTGCTCGCGGCGCAGCCCCGTGACCCACGCCTGCCGGCCGCGGAGGGCGCGCCCGAGCGGCTCCACCTTGCGGATGCCGCAGCACTGCTTGCGCGCCTCGATGCTCTTGCGGAAGGAGAAATGGCCCTGGGTGGAGACGAGCGTCTCCACGCGCTCCCGGTCCGGGAAGAACGTCTCCACATCCAGCCCGTAACGGTTGCGCAGCACCTCGCTGACCTCATACGTCTCGGGGGGCAGTCGGCCGGTGTCGAGGGTGAACAGGCGCACACTGGGGGCATGCTTTCGCGCCAGATCGATGAGCACCACATCCTCGGCCCCGAAGCTCACCGCCATGGCCGCGCTCGCGCCGAAACGGGCCTCGGCCCAGGTGAGAATCTGCTCGGCGGGGGCGTTTTTCAGCTCAGCAGATGCGGCAAGGAACTCTTCCTGGGACAACACGCTGGGGGAGGGATTCGCCTGCGACATCGGAGCTCCAAGAGACGGAAAACAGAACGGCCAACCCCTCCTCCAGAAAGGCGACTCACCGGCGCGGCAAAGATGGGTGGGTTTTGTCGGAAGACTGGGGCTACCCGAGAGCACTCGGCCATTGCGAGGGGCAGAACGGGCGGCGGCATGGTTCGCAAAGGCTACCGGCCCAGGGTAGGCGAGTCAACGGAGGCTTATCCAATAAAGCGGACGCCCCCCTTGACTGGCAGGTGTCCGGACGCTCAGCCGGCAGGTGCCGGATTCAGGGCCAGAGGGGGGCTGCCTCCGTCTGATCTGGCTGGGTGTCGTCCATGACAGGCAAGAGGATGAAGAAGGTCGAGCCCCGCCCCAACTCGCTCTCGACATGAAACTCGCCGCCCAGGGCGGTGATGATGCTGTGGCAGACCGAGAGGCCCATCCCGGTGCCCTCTCCCGCGGGCTTGGTGGTGAAGAACGGCTCGAAGATGCGCGGCAGGTTCTCCTGGGCGATGCCACAGCCCGTGTCGCTCACCTCCACCTGCACACGGCCGGGACCGCTGAGGCGGGTCAGGATGCGGATCTCGTTTGCCTCCTTGCCCCCTTGGGTGATGGCATGCGCCGCGTTGATGAGGAGGTTGAGGAAGACCTGCCCCAGGCGTGTCGGGTTGCCCTTGACCCGTGGCAGGTGGCCGTAGTCCTCGACCAGCCGGGCCCGGGCCCGGAGCTCCCGCTCGGCCAGCTTGACCGCGCCGCGGACGACTTCACTCAGATCCACCGGCTCCGTGTTCATGTCATCCGGGCGGGACAGCGTCTTGAGGTCCTTCACGATGAGGCGCACCCGCTCGGCCCCTTCTCGCGCCGAGGTCAGCGCATCCATCATCTCCCGCTTCTCTTCCTCGGAGAGCGGTTCCCGGTCCGGCTGCAACTCCCGGTGCAGGTAGTTGAGGTTGCTGAGGACATAGGAGAGGGGGTTGTTGATCTCATGGCCGACCCCCGCGGCCAGCCGGCCCATGGAGGCCAGCCGGTCCGCGAAGATCAACTGGGACTGGGCTGCCTTCAGCTGGTCCAGGCTGTCCTGGAGCTGGGTATTGGCCTGCTCCAGCTGTGCCGTGCGGGTGAGGACCGTCTCTTCCAGGAGCGCGTTGTAGTGGCGGAACTGCTGCTCGGTCACCTCGGCTTCGGCCTTCATGAGCCGCTGCTTCTCCTCGAGCGTTTTCTTCAGCTCGGAGGCCATCTGGTTGAACGCATGGGCCAGCGTTCCCAACTCGTCCTGGCGGTCCTCCGGGAGCTTGACCTCGAAGTTCCCCTCGCCGATGCGGCGCGCCGCCAGCATCAGGTCCTTCAAGGCCCTGTCCATGGGCGGCAGGATGATGAGCACCAGTCCCAGCAGCAGGGCGCACGAGAGCGTGGGAAGGATGAGCGCCAGCCATTTCTGGCCATTCAGCCGACTCTGAGACCTGCCCAGTTGCAGGCGCCGCTCATGGAATTCCTCCTCTTGCGCCGCCGTGATGTGCCGGCCGACAGTCTGCTCGAACTCATCGAGCAGGTGCTTCTCCACGGTGAGCAGCTTTGCCTCCTCGGGGAGGGCGCGCACCTGCTCCGCGACGTCGATGGTCCAGAGGCGCAGGTTCAGGAGGGCCGCTTCGGTTTCCGCCCACTCCTCGGTGCGATCCGGCATCCCCAGCTCTTTTTCCTGGGAGGTGGCCTGCTGGAGGAAGGCCTCTTCCTGGGAGATGTTCTCTTGCATCTCCTTCTGGAGCCCGGCGGGGTTTCCTCCCTGTTCTTTTGTTCGCAGCAGGTTGCGCAGGTACTGCTCCGCTGCTTGGTGCAGGCGCCCGAAGCTCTCGCCCTGTCCCTGGATGAGCAGGAGCCGGTCTCGCGACACCTTGCCCCGGTGCGTGGAGACCAGGAGTGTCAGGCCCATGAGGAGCACCAGCCCCGTGGTCAATCCCACGATCAGGAGCACCTTCCAACGGACCGTCATGTGTCTCCCGTGTGCTCGCTGAGCCTGGGGAATCCAGATTCCGAGAAATTCCTCCAAGTATGATTCAGAGACAGGCGCTGTTTCCAGCTAGAGACTGGGTTGAGCGCCCGAGCGTTCGAGCAGCGCCTCGAGCTGTCCTGTGTCCTCGAGTCTCTGCAATTCGTCGCTGCCGCCGATGTAACGGCCCGCGATGAAGATCTGCGGCACGGTCGTGTTCCCGCCCGAGGCGGCGATCATCTCGTCCCTCTTCGAGGGGTCGAGATCGATGGCAATCTCCTCGTAGCGAGCCCCCTTCTCATCGAGCAGCTGCTTGGCCTTCCGCGAGAATGGGCAGGTGGACTTCGTGTAGAGCGTGATGGGGACCATGACTGCCAGGGTAAGCACGCCCTGCTTTGCGTGAAGTGACCCGAGCAACCAGGGGATCGCTGCGTTGATTCGCTCGGCCCTGCTGCCCTGCGTCACGACTTCACCCCATGTATCACGGTAAAAAAATGCTGTTTCACGAGATCCGTTGGGGGCGCACGCAACTTCTCCCAGGTGAGATACGAAGATACACGCGTCATACAATATCGCACATGTGGCGGAGGCGAACGTGACTGACACCAAGATCAACCGGCCGGTTCTGAACCCAGCGACGGTCCCCGCCCAGAACAAGGGGAGTGCTTCCTCCAATGCCGTCGCCCGGCAGGAGCCGCGGCCTTCCGAAGCCAAGAAGGGGTCCGAGAAGAGCGCTGCCCGGCCTGCCCGGCAGGCGGATGGCTTCGAGTCCGCCCGCCGTCCATCGGCCCGGAGCGCGGACGCGTTCGAGACGCTGGGGCGGGGGAGCCCCAGCGGCGTGGCGGGCTCCCAGGCCGCGGTCCCGGTGGCGGTTGCGCCCGGGGTCACGGCGCAGCCCACGAAGCGCTCCATCACCTTCACCTATGACGCGGGGCCGCAGAGCCCGCTCACGGACGTGAAGCTCAAGGGGAGCTGGGATGCCAAGGGTCGTCACAGCGGCCAGTGGGAGGCAGAGGCCATTCCCATGCGCTCGCTGGGCAACGGCAAATGGGAGGCCACGGTGGAGTTGCAGGACGATGGTCTGCCTCGGAATTGGGAGTGGGGCGTCTCCGTGGATGGCCCTTCCGGGGACGATCAGTGGGCGGTGATGGGGGAAGGCAACCTCAAGTTGGATCTCAGCAAGCCGTCGGCGTCCTACGCTCCGACCACCTCCCACCTGATGGGCGCGCAGCGGCGGGGCGAGGATCTCTCGTTCCAGTTCTGGGCGCCGGATGCGCGGGAGGTCCAGGTCAAGGTGACGGATCCCGAGGGCAACGTTCAGCGGATTCCCCTGGAGCGGAAGGAGGGAGGCGATTGGAGCACGGAGGTGAAAGGGGGCTGGAAAGCCCTGGAGGGCAAGTCCTACGTCTATGAGGTGGTGGACTCCACCGGGGCCACCAGCGATCGGCCAGACCCCTACGCCCGGCAGATGATGGGCGAGCAGCGCGGCATCGACCGGCTCTACCTGGACCCGATGAAGGGCCGGGAGGAGAACCGCTATTTCCCGGGCGCCACCGAGCTGATGCGCTTCACCATCGACGACGAGGCCGATGCCGAGAGCGCCTACCTCGTCCTCAAGGACGCCAACGGCAAGCCGCTGTCCAAGGAAGAGCTGCATGAGCGCCTGGGCGAGTTCGACACTTCGCTCATCGACAAGCTGCATGGGGGGGCGTTCAACGACTTCTGGTCGAAGAACGTCGAGGCGGACGGCCGCATCAAGATGACGAACGAGGGCGGTGCCTGGGTCTCACTCGTCAACGACCCCGGGAAGCTGGCGGGCCTGCGCTACGAGTTCCAGGTCTTCGAGAAGGATGGGAAGGGCGGCCTGCGGCTGCGCGACGACACGGACGGGGATGGGATGTACAGCGGGGCGGAGCGCCGGGCCTCGGCGCACAACGATCCCTGGAGTGATTTGCTCACCCCCAGCAGCGGCGTGTCCTTCCGTGGCTCGGTCATCACGGATCCCTCGGGCTTCCAGTTCCAGCACGACAACGCGCCGCGCGAGAAGGATCCGAGCAAGTGGGTGGTGTACCAGCTCCACGTGGGCAGCTTTCTGGGGGATGCGAAGAACTCGGACCGCTCCACCCTGGAGGACCTGCTGGGCAAGCTGGACTACTTCAAGGAACTGGGGGTCAACACGCTGGAGTTGTTGCCGACCAACGAGGTGGAGGGCAGCCGCAACTGGGGCTACCTGGGCGTCAACAGCCTGGCCACGGAGAGCTCGTTCGGGTTCGAGGACGAGGGAGGCCGGTGGGTCAGTGGCACCGAGGCGCTCAAGCGCTTCATCGATGAGGCGCACGGACGAGGGCTCAACGTCATCTCGGACGTCGTCTACAACCACGTCCACGGCGACTACAACGGCATGTGGAACCTGGGCGGCCCTCAGAACCCCTACTTCAACTGGTCCAAGGAACCGGGCCAGTTCGAGCAGCGGGATACCCCCTGGGGCGCGGTGCCCGCCTATCACAACCCCAAGGTGAAGCAGTTCTTCGTGGACCACGCGGTGCAGCAGATCTCCGAGCTGAAGTTCGACGGGCTTCGCTTCGACTTCACCGAGCCCATCAAGGGCGTGGGGGGCAAGGAAGGCTGGGAGATGCTCCGGGAAATCAACCGCCAGGTGCACTTCGTCAATCCCAACGCTTGGACGGTGGCGGAGCAGTTTGACTATGACCCGGCCATCTCACGGCCCGCCCAGGCAGATGGGACCGGTGGTGGCTTCGACGCGCAGTGGTACACCGAGTACCAGCACCGCCTGGTCAACGACAACAGCAACCCAGGCCTCATCCAGGCGGCCTCGCGGGGCATGCGCACGGACATGGATGCCTTCGTGAACCTGCTGACGCGCCCCCGGGGCCTGGACGAGTGGAAGAAGGCGCTCACCATCATCTCCAACCACGATGAGGTGGGAAATGCCCAGCGCACCATGAACACGGCCGAGGGCGCGAACCCGTCGGACTTTCCAGACCAATGGTCCCGCAACGCGGCGCGCTTCGCGGCGGGCATCGGCTTCGCCTCGCCGGGCATCCCCATGTTTTTCCAGGGGGATGAGTCCGGGGCGCAGAACGACTTTCGCTGGGGCAATCCCTCCACGTGGGACAGCGGCTGGAGCTGGGAGTCACTGGGAAAGGATTGGAACTGGGACAAGGTGACCTTCAACGATGGGCAGAAGGCCACCTATGAGCGGCTGTTCTCCCTGCCTCCCGAGGCCCGCGCGCGGGACGCCGCCTATCAGGGGCTGGGGACCGAGGATCGCCAGGTCTTCGAGCACCTGGCGGGGCTCGCGCCAGACGCGCGCACGGGTGCCATGCTGGACATCACCCGGAAGCAGCAGTTCCAGTTCTATCAGGATGCCATTGCGTTGCGTCACTCCAGCCCGGCCTTCCAGGCCGATGCCGAGGTGAAGCGCGTCTACACCCACAACGATGACTCGGTGATGGCGTTCTCCCGCAAGTCTGGCGATGAGGAATTCCTGGTTATCGGCAGCCTCAACCGTCAGAGCTTGGAGGGGTACGCCCTGCCGCTGCCTCCCGGGAACTGGAAGGAGGTGCTGAACAGCGACGCCAGCACCTACGGTGGTAACAATATCGGCAACTTCGGAGGCACGCTCACCGGGGGTGGCAACACGAAGGTCAACCTGCCCGCCGCGGGCTATGTGGTCCTGAAGCGGGTGTAGCCTGTTACCCAGGCGTGGAGGGGCAGCGGGTTTGCCCCTGCCTTCCAGGCAGTCGGTGAAATAGGATTTTTCCTTTTTTGCTGGAGTCGATTATGTAAGGACTGCCCGGAAGATTGCCGGGCGCTCACCCTGGCCTGTCCAAGGTGTATCTTGGAAAGGGATCGACCGTTGCTTGGCACCATGGGGGGAGCACCCTGATGGATCAGTGGGCTCTTCGATTCTTCGAGTCGTCAACCGAGTTGCTTGCCGTGCTCCACCCGGACGGGCGGATTCTTCAGGCCAATGCCGCCTGGAGGGGCGTGGTGGGCTGGCCTCCCGAGGCACTGAAGGCCGAAGGCTACCGCAGCTTCGTGCACCCAGAGGATCTCGGGGCCATGGACGCCCAGTTGCTCGCGCTCGGAGGAGGCGAGGGGCGTGCGAACCTGTCTTGCCGCTGGCGGTGTCACGATGGCGCCTGGGTGAGCTTGTCTTGGAGCGTGGTGTCCTCGGGAGAGGATGGGTGGCTGTTCTGCACGGTGAGGCCACCCGTGCCGCCCGCCTTCACGCCAGAGGCCCGGTCCTGGAGCATGAGCGACAGCTTGCCGTTCGGGCTCTATCTGATGGAGACCCGCGCGGACAGGATCCTCTATGCCAACCACCGGTTCTGCCAGATGGCGGGCGTCGAGGCGGTGGAAGCGTTGATCCGGAAAGGCGCGCTGTCTCATTCCCAGCTGATTCATCATCACCTCTCGCCTCAGAACGCGAAGGCCTTCTTTCATTCCGAGGCCAGACAGGGAACGCCGCCGCTCGCGCTGGAAGACCGGGAGGTGGCGCTGGAGAGCGGAAGGCTCCTGCGCCGGCTCGCGACCCCCATGGCCACGGCCGATGGCAAGATGTCCTACATCCTCTATCTGTTCGAGGATGTCACCGAGCGCAGGCGCACCGAAAATGCGCTCCTGTCCTCGGAGCTGAACTTCCACAAGCTCATCGAGGGCATGCCGGATGGTGTCTTCGTGCACCGCAACCGGCGCTTCATCTACGTCAACAATTCCCTGCGGATGGCGCTCGGCTACGAGCATGAGAGCGAGCTCATCGGCAAATCCATCTGGAGCATCGTCCACCCGGACGATCTCGGTCTCGTCCGGGAGCGGGTCCACACGATCGACAACAGGCGAGAGATCGTCCCGTTGCAGGAGATCCGCTACCTGCGGCGGGATGGCTCCTGGTACGACGCCGAGAGCACGGGGGTGCCCGTCGAGTTCAACGGCGAGGAAGCCTCGGTGGTGATCGCGCGTGACATCACCGAGCGCAAGCGGATGCAGGCGCAGCTGCTCCAGACCGACCGGATGGCGCTGGTGGGGACGCTCGCCGCGGGGGTCGGGCATGAAATCAACAACCCCCTCTCCTATGTGATTGCCAACCTCAACCTGGCCCTGGAGTCGCTGCGGTTGCCTACCCGGGAGTGCGAGTGCTCCCTGGAGGCCACCGGGGCGCCAGGGTATGCCGCGAGCCTCCGGGAGTTGGAGGAGTTGCTCCAGGAGGCCCAGGAGGGGGCCAACCGGGTGCGCAACATCGTGCGCGACCTCAAGAGCTTCTCCCGGCAGGATGCGGAGCGGAGGACCGAGGTGAGCGTGCAAGAGTCGCTCGACTTCTCCATCAAGATGGCCTCGGTCGAGCTGCGCCATCGGGCGCACCTCATCCGGAAGTATGAGCCCGTGCCGCCCGTCTACGCGGACACCTCCCGCCTGGGACAGGTCTTCCTCAACCTGTTGATGAACGCGGCCCAGGCCATTCCCGAAGGGAGCAATGCCCGCAACCAAATCACCGTCTGGGTCCGCCCGGGTCCGCCCGGCCAGGTGGCCGTGGACGTGAGCGACACCGGCGCGGGCATTTCTCCGGAGGTGCAGGACCGCATCTTCGATCCATTCTTCACCACCAAGCCCGTGGGGAGCGGAACGGGGCTGGGACTCTCCATCTGCCACGGCATCATCCGCAGCCTGGGGGGGGAGATCTCCGTGAGCAGCGAGCTGGGCAAGGGCACCACCTTCACCGTGCTGTTGCCCGCGGCTTCTGCTTCCTGGACGCCGGCCCCTCCGCC
Protein-coding sequences here:
- the cysD gene encoding sulfate adenylyltransferase subunit CysD is translated as MSESTSAHLSHLTVLEAESIHILRETVAEFANPVMLYSIGKDSQVLLHLARKAFHPAPLPFPLLHVDTTWKFRDMYTFRDQFTAQHGFRLLVHQNRKALAEGINPFDHGSQKYTHAMKTQALLEALAQHGFDAAFGGARRDEEKSRAKERVFSFRDRHGQWDPRRQRPELWNLYNGRIDAGESMRVFPLSNWTELDVWHYILQEKIPVVPLYFAAERPVVERSGNLIMIDDERMRLRPGEKPSMKRVRFRTLGCYPLSGAIESAATTVGEVILEMVNARQSERQGRLIDHDEEGSMELKKREGYF
- the cobA gene encoding uroporphyrinogen-III C-methyltransferase, with the protein product MSRRTKGCVYLVGAGPGDPGLLTLRAARLLAEADTVVHDRLIHPAVLEHARPHARILYVGKEGGGESVRQEDIHTLLIAQARLGRTVVRLKGGDPFVFGRGGEEALALEAAGIPYEVVPGVSSLAAVPAAAAIPITHRGLSGSVTFATAHRTEGAGAPDWQHLARAETLVLFMAGGRLEETAHALMSAGRAPTTPAAVVEAGTWEHQRVVEAPLSSIAGQAREADVGSPALLVVGAVVSLRSQLRSLAMRPTAADFPLLQVAEGGHE
- a CDS encoding precorrin-2 dehydrogenase/sirohydrochlorin ferrochelatase family protein, with amino-acid sequence MVSASIDYPVCLQLRGKRVLLIGAGLIAESRALQLLEAGARLRMVAPEATDTLRRLASEQRLELLERAYRPGDAAGHALVFVATDDRQVSQAVAEETRALGILLNAADEPDLCDFTLPSVGRRGPITVAVSTQGMAPALARGLRRQLMEHIGRHHVWVARLSGHFREHLPRGAGRSRLLKRLVDDDICGRLARGQRRHAWTCIREELKALGEKT
- a CDS encoding phosphoadenylyl-sulfate reductase, with the translated sequence MSQANPSPSVLSQEEFLAASAELKNAPAEQILTWAEARFGASAAMAVSFGAEDVVLIDLARKHAPSVRLFTLDTGRLPPETYEVSEVLRNRYGLDVETFFPDRERVETLVSTQGHFSFRKSIEARKQCCGIRKVEPLGRALRGRQAWVTGLRREQSVTRTEVEALERDMDHGGLFKLNPLVSWSARQVWSYIQENGVPYNVLHDRGYPSIGCAPCTRAVKPYEDERAGRWWWESAANRECGLHVRR
- a CDS encoding sensor histidine kinase codes for the protein MTVRWKVLLIVGLTTGLVLLMGLTLLVSTHRGKVSRDRLLLIQGQGESFGRLHQAAEQYLRNLLRTKEQGGNPAGLQKEMQENISQEEAFLQQATSQEKELGMPDRTEEWAETEAALLNLRLWTIDVAEQVRALPEEAKLLTVEKHLLDEFEQTVGRHITAAQEEEFHERRLQLGRSQSRLNGQKWLALILPTLSCALLLGLVLIILPPMDRALKDLMLAARRIGEGNFEVKLPEDRQDELGTLAHAFNQMASELKKTLEEKQRLMKAEAEVTEQQFRHYNALLEETVLTRTAQLEQANTQLQDSLDQLKAAQSQLIFADRLASMGRLAAGVGHEINNPLSYVLSNLNYLHRELQPDREPLSEEEKREMMDALTSAREGAERVRLIVKDLKTLSRPDDMNTEPVDLSEVVRGAVKLAERELRARARLVEDYGHLPRVKGNPTRLGQVFLNLLINAAHAITQGGKEANEIRILTRLSGPGRVQVEVSDTGCGIAQENLPRIFEPFFTTKPAGEGTGMGLSVCHSIITALGGEFHVESELGRGSTFFILLPVMDDTQPDQTEAAPLWP
- the grxC gene encoding glutaredoxin 3, translated to MLTLAVMVPITLYTKSTCPFSRKAKQLLDEKGARYEEIAIDLDPSKRDEMIAASGGNTTVPQIFIAGRYIGGSDELQRLEDTGQLEALLERSGAQPSL
- a CDS encoding alpha amylase C-terminal domain-containing protein, whose translation is MTDTKINRPVLNPATVPAQNKGSASSNAVARQEPRPSEAKKGSEKSAARPARQADGFESARRPSARSADAFETLGRGSPSGVAGSQAAVPVAVAPGVTAQPTKRSITFTYDAGPQSPLTDVKLKGSWDAKGRHSGQWEAEAIPMRSLGNGKWEATVELQDDGLPRNWEWGVSVDGPSGDDQWAVMGEGNLKLDLSKPSASYAPTTSHLMGAQRRGEDLSFQFWAPDAREVQVKVTDPEGNVQRIPLERKEGGDWSTEVKGGWKALEGKSYVYEVVDSTGATSDRPDPYARQMMGEQRGIDRLYLDPMKGREENRYFPGATELMRFTIDDEADAESAYLVLKDANGKPLSKEELHERLGEFDTSLIDKLHGGAFNDFWSKNVEADGRIKMTNEGGAWVSLVNDPGKLAGLRYEFQVFEKDGKGGLRLRDDTDGDGMYSGAERRASAHNDPWSDLLTPSSGVSFRGSVITDPSGFQFQHDNAPREKDPSKWVVYQLHVGSFLGDAKNSDRSTLEDLLGKLDYFKELGVNTLELLPTNEVEGSRNWGYLGVNSLATESSFGFEDEGGRWVSGTEALKRFIDEAHGRGLNVISDVVYNHVHGDYNGMWNLGGPQNPYFNWSKEPGQFEQRDTPWGAVPAYHNPKVKQFFVDHAVQQISELKFDGLRFDFTEPIKGVGGKEGWEMLREINRQVHFVNPNAWTVAEQFDYDPAISRPAQADGTGGGFDAQWYTEYQHRLVNDNSNPGLIQAASRGMRTDMDAFVNLLTRPRGLDEWKKALTIISNHDEVGNAQRTMNTAEGANPSDFPDQWSRNAARFAAGIGFASPGIPMFFQGDESGAQNDFRWGNPSTWDSGWSWESLGKDWNWDKVTFNDGQKATYERLFSLPPEARARDAAYQGLGTEDRQVFEHLAGLAPDARTGAMLDITRKQQFQFYQDAIALRHSSPAFQADAEVKRVYTHNDDSVMAFSRKSGDEEFLVIGSLNRQSLEGYALPLPPGNWKEVLNSDASTYGGNNIGNFGGTLTGGGNTKVNLPAAGYVVLKRV
- a CDS encoding PAS domain S-box protein, giving the protein MDQWALRFFESSTELLAVLHPDGRILQANAAWRGVVGWPPEALKAEGYRSFVHPEDLGAMDAQLLALGGGEGRANLSCRWRCHDGAWVSLSWSVVSSGEDGWLFCTVRPPVPPAFTPEARSWSMSDSLPFGLYLMETRADRILYANHRFCQMAGVEAVEALIRKGALSHSQLIHHHLSPQNAKAFFHSEARQGTPPLALEDREVALESGRLLRRLATPMATADGKMSYILYLFEDVTERRRTENALLSSELNFHKLIEGMPDGVFVHRNRRFIYVNNSLRMALGYEHESELIGKSIWSIVHPDDLGLVRERVHTIDNRREIVPLQEIRYLRRDGSWYDAESTGVPVEFNGEEASVVIARDITERKRMQAQLLQTDRMALVGTLAAGVGHEINNPLSYVIANLNLALESLRLPTRECECSLEATGAPGYAASLRELEELLQEAQEGANRVRNIVRDLKSFSRQDAERRTEVSVQESLDFSIKMASVELRHRAHLIRKYEPVPPVYADTSRLGQVFLNLLMNAAQAIPEGSNARNQITVWVRPGPPGQVAVDVSDTGAGISPEVQDRIFDPFFTTKPVGSGTGLGLSICHGIIRSLGGEISVSSELGKGTTFTVLLPAASASWTPAPPPAPLTRRTGHMGRILVIDDEPAVGRSLARLIGSPHQVTVVESGREGMAKLHSSEPFDVVLCDLMMPDLNGMDVYERVCESKPELAGRFIFITGGSFTPRAREFLETIPEQWIEKPFDEQQLHRVIEKALSNA